The segment GTCGAATGCTTATGTTTGCTTTATTTCCAGTTTATGGTATTACTCAAGGATTTCTTCCTATTGCTGGATTTAATTATGGTGCCGAACAATATGATCGGGTAAGACTTACTATTTCTACGGCATTAAAATATGCTATTGGTTTAGCAACTATGGTGTTTATTATGTTAATGATTTTCCCAGAGTCTATTACACGTTTATTTACTACAGATGCCCAAGTCATAAAAGAAACACCACCTGCCATGCGCTGGGTGTTCGCCGCAACACCAATTATTGCGGTTCAACTCATAGGAGCCGCTTATTTTCAAGCGGTTGGAAAAGCGATTCCGGCATTGCTACTCACCTTAACTAGGCAAGGAATATTTTTTATTCCATTGATTTTTATTTTACCCCATTTCTACGGAGAATTAGGTGTATGGATGTCTTTCCCCATCGCTGATGTGCTGTCTACAATAGTTACCGCATTCTTTTTACACCGTGAAGTCAAGTTAAAATTGCTTAAGACTACTGCATAATATTTTTATAATGCTTATTTTTAAAGCTAGTAATAAAACCATCCAAAACATGAGACAAATCACTACACTCTTATGCCTTTTTCTAATCGGAAATATGGCACAAATTGACGCACAATCTTTTGATGAATCCCAGTATGATGCACTCGAGTATCGCTTGTTAGGCCCTTTTAGAGGCGGTCGAAGTGCCGCTGTAACTGGAGTTCCAAACCAGCCTAACCTCTATTACTTTGGTTCTACAGGCGGTGGTATTTGGAAAACTTTAGATGGCGGACGCACTTGGGATAACATTTCAGACGGATTTTTCGGCGGAAGTATTGGTGCAATTACAGTAGCTAAAAGTGATCCTAATGTCATTTATGTAGGAGGTGGGGAAAAAACTGTTCGTGGAAATGTATCGTCTGGTTATGGTTTATGGAAAAGCGTTGATGCTGGAAAAACATGGACCTCAGCGGGATTAAAAAACTCAAGACATGTACCGAGAATTGCAGTCGATCCCACGAATCATAATATCGTATACGCAGGTGTTTTAGGAAATATCTATAAACCTACCCAAGAGCGCGGTGTTTATAAAAGTACTGATGGAGGTAAAACGTGGAAGAAAACCTTATTTTCTAATGAACATGCGGGAGTTGTTGATTTATTAATCGACCCAACAAATCCAAGAATAGTATACGCTTCAACATGGCGTGTGCAACGTACACCATATAGTTTAAGTTCAGGGGGTGAAGGTTCAGCTTTATGGAAAAGTACCGATAGAGGTGAAACTTGGACAGAAATTTCGACCAATAAGGGATTTCCTGAGGGGACAATAGGCATTATTGGAGTTACAGTTTCACCCGTAAACAGTCAACGTGTATGGGCAATTGTAGAAAATAAAGACAAAGGTGGTTTGTATCGCAGTGATGATGGCGGAGACACATGGAATCAAGTCAATAGTGAGCGTAAATTACGTCAGCGTGCATGGTATTATACGAGATTGTATGCAGATACAAAAGATGCCGATGTGGTGTATGTATTAAATGTTCGATATCATAAAAGTACCGATGGTGGTAAATCTTTCAGTACTTATAATGCGCCTCATGGTGATCATCACGATTTATGGATTGCACCTGAAAACCCTAACCGAATGATTATTGGAGATGATGGGGGTGCTCAAGTCACATATGATGGTGGTGAAACATGGAGCACCTATCATAATCAACCTACTTCACAGTTTTATCGTGTAACGACAGATAATCATTTCCCATACCGTATTTATGCAGCTCAGCAAGATAATTCAACCGTAAGAATTCCACATAGAACCGATGGGTTTTCGATTTCTGAAGATGATTGGGAAAGTACAGCAGGAGGAGAATCTGCTCATATCGCAATAGATCCCGAAGACAATGATATTGTTTACGGCGGAAGTTACGACGGCTATTTGACGCGAGTCAATCATAAACGTGGAACGGTTAGAGCTATTAACGTTTGGCCAGATAACCCTATGGGTCATGGTGCTGAAGGGATGAAATACCGATTCCAATGGAATTTCCCTATTATCTTTTCAAAGCACAATCCGGATCGTTTATATACGTTTTCGCAACACGTTCATGTGACTGAAAATGA is part of the Formosa sp. Hel1_31_208 genome and harbors:
- a CDS encoding glycosyl hydrolase, whose amino-acid sequence is MRQITTLLCLFLIGNMAQIDAQSFDESQYDALEYRLLGPFRGGRSAAVTGVPNQPNLYYFGSTGGGIWKTLDGGRTWDNISDGFFGGSIGAITVAKSDPNVIYVGGGEKTVRGNVSSGYGLWKSVDAGKTWTSAGLKNSRHVPRIAVDPTNHNIVYAGVLGNIYKPTQERGVYKSTDGGKTWKKTLFSNEHAGVVDLLIDPTNPRIVYASTWRVQRTPYSLSSGGEGSALWKSTDRGETWTEISTNKGFPEGTIGIIGVTVSPVNSQRVWAIVENKDKGGLYRSDDGGDTWNQVNSERKLRQRAWYYTRLYADTKDADVVYVLNVRYHKSTDGGKSFSTYNAPHGDHHDLWIAPENPNRMIIGDDGGAQVTYDGGETWSTYHNQPTSQFYRVTTDNHFPYRIYAAQQDNSTVRIPHRTDGFSISEDDWESTAGGESAHIAIDPEDNDIVYGGSYDGYLTRVNHKRGTVRAINVWPDNPMGHGAEGMKYRFQWNFPIIFSKHNPDRLYTFSQHVHVTENEGQSWKIISPDLTRNDPEKQKSSGGPITQDNTSVEYYCTIFAAQESPITEGLLWVGSDDGLIHVTKDGGQNWENVTPKGMPEWMMINSIEPSAFDAGTCYVAGTKYKTGDFNPYLYKTTDYGKTWTKITNGINAEHFTRVLREDPKQKGLLYAGTETGMYISFNDGKNWSPFQLNLPIVPITDLAIKDNNLIVATQGRSLWIIDDLTVLHQLYASNSEGDKLFKPKDTYRMDGGSRKGSKTNGVNHPSGVITYFNLNNYDAEKDEVSLTYFDTKGDTIKTYSTKNKKKDKLEVKKGMNQFVWNMTYDGAERLDGMILWWASLSGPKAIPGTYKVHLNVNGNAKPQSFNILADPRAESSLADMQKQFDFIKDVNKTMDDAHKSIKKIRNIKKQLTAFETQYKDNDNVKELLEKSKTLKEEFTKIEEALYQTKNRSGQDPLNFPIRLTNKLGHLNALVGMGDFGPTDQDILVKEELTTQIKVQLDAFNQLISDEISAFNAAFNTMQLNYLFVED